In Cydia splendana chromosome 25, ilCydSple1.2, whole genome shotgun sequence, a single genomic region encodes these proteins:
- the LOC134803000 gene encoding U-scoloptoxin(01)-Cw1a-like, which translates to MSPLRLCGVRLHAVGVLAVLMYILDTSLAQDEQGFVQNEDYPSGVYNEVPKNLLFTCDDKLPGYYADPQTNCQVWHWCVPSIGGNLQYSFVCAPGTVFNQRLRVCDWDYKTDCPNSQSYYGINEDLYKDETGNYINGKK; encoded by the exons ATGTCCCCTCTCAGGTTATGCGGTGTCCGGCTCCACGCCGTCGGGGTGTTGGCTGTGTTGATGTACATCCTAGACACATCTTTGGCT CAAGACGAGCAAGGCTTCGTACAAAACGAAGACTATCCGTCCGGTGTGTACAACGAGGTGCCCAAAAACTTGCTTTTCACGTGCGACGACAAGCTGCCCGGGTACTACGCGGATCCGCAAACCAATTGTCAG GTATGGCACTGGTGCGTGCCAAGCATCGGTGGCAATCTGCAGTACTCGTTCGTATGCGCGCCTGGCACCGTGTTCAACCAGCGGTTAAGGGTGTGCGACTGGGATTACAAG ACGGATTGCCCGAACTCGCAGAGTTACTACGGTATCAACGAGGATCTATACAAGGACGAAACTGGGAACTACATTAACGGGAAAAAgtag